The sequence below is a genomic window from bacterium.
CCGCGCACGACGCTGCCTTTCTCGCGCAGGTCCGCGACCACCCGCCGGGCCATGTTGACGGGGATGGCGAAGCCGATGCCGATGTTGTACGACTCACCGGTCCAGCCGCCACCCGCGCGGATGGCCGAGTTGATTCCGATGACCTCGCCGTCCAGGTTGACCAGGGGGCCGCCCGAGTTGCCGGGGTTGATCGAGGCGTCGGTCTGGATGAAGTCCTCGTAGTTGGCCAGGCCCATATTGGTGCGGCCGGTGGCGCTGATGATGCCGGCGGTCACCGTCTGCTGCAGGCCGAAGGGGCTGCCGATGGCCAGCGCCCATTCACCGACGCGCACCTTGTCCGAGTCGCCCAGACGGACCACCGGGAGGTTATCCGCGTCCTTGAGGCGGAGCAGGGCGAGGTCGGAGTCGGGGTCTATCCCCACGACTTCGGCGTCGAAGGCCCTGTCGTCGGCGAGGGTCACCTGAATCTCCTTGGCCCGGGCGACGACGTGGGCGTTGGTGAGGACGTACCCCTCCGCGTCTATGATGAAGCCCGACCCGGCGGCCTCCTGTTCGGGGGGTGCCTCGAAACCCCAGGGGCCGAAGAAGAAGCTCAGGCTCTTGTCGGTCTCCGATTTCACCTCGATGTAAACCACGGCGGGGCTGACCTCGGCCGCCACCGACGTAAAGGCTTCCTGGATGGAGCGGAGGATGTCCACCCCCGAGGTCTCTTCGGCGAGGCTCGCCGTGGCGGCGAGGAGCACGAGGGCGGTGAAGATGGCCGTTCTGCGCATTCCGGTTTCTCCTTGCGAAGTCGGGGCGTATCCGCCATTCCATACGTCGGGGTGTTTTTTTCCGTTCCCGTCGCAATTTTACATTTTATCCACCGGCCCCGTTGACACACTATATATGGTATGCTAATCTCACAAATGGCCCAAATGTGGTAGGCAGGGTCCGCTGGAGACCTCGGACGGGTGGGCTGCCGGAGACTTCGGGGGCGTGAAGCTGGCTGTGCCCGGTGATTGAGCCGGAGGAGACTCCGGGCGGAGAGAATTCGCGCGGGAAGTGGGACACCTGGGCGACCTTAAAACCGCCGGGCGTCGTCCGTTTCCGGGGTACGTCCCGGGGGTGTCCGCCCGCTGGAGGGGCTGCAAATCAACCCGAGGGGCTGTTTGATTTGTCCCGACGGTTAGCGCCGTCATCTATCTGCAATTCCCCCGGTGGGGGGCGGCCTGGATTGTCCCGCCGGTTAGCGCCGTCATATAGCTGCAATTCCCCCTGTGGGGGGCGGCTTGGGTTGTCCCGCCGGTTAGCGCCGTCATCCAGCTGCAATTCCCCCTGTGGGGGGGCTGCTCCGCCCTTGGGAAATAGAACCACTCACCACGGAACCCCGAAAACCCTGTGCAGAGCGTATCTCCAAGTAATGTTCCCGTGACCGGCGCGCCCGTCGCCGAAATTTTCTCCTCACTGGCCGGCGAGGGGCCACACGTGGGCCGCAGACAAATTTTTCTCCGCTTGGCCGGCTGCGGTGTGGGCTGCGACTACTGCGACACGCCCACGGACCCGGCGGCGCCGGCGCAGATCGAACGGGCGACCGGGGAGGTCGTCCGGCCGGCCAACCCCCTGACGGTCGGTGCGGTTTTAGCGGAAATTCGGGGGCTGGAGGAGCGGGCGCCGGGGCACGCCCACTTGGCCGTCACCGGCGGGGAACCGCTGCTCTACGCGAAATTCCTCCGGGAGCTGCTTCCTCTCGTCCGGGAGATGGGCCTGCCGGTTTACCTGGAGACGGCGGGGGTCCACCCCGACGCGCTGCCGCCGCTGCTGCCGTTCCTGGACGTCGTGGCCGCCGACATAAAATTGCCCGCCCACTGCGGGAGGGCGTACTGGGACGAGTCGGAAAAATTTCTGGAAATCTGCGCGGGGGCGGATGTCGAGCTCCTGGTGAAAATCGTTTTCGGCAAAAAAACCCCCTG
It includes:
- a CDS encoding 7-carboxy-7-deazaguanine synthase QueE is translated as MGRRQIFLRLAGCGVGCDYCDTPTDPAAPAQIERATGEVVRPANPLTVGAVLAEIRGLEERAPGHAHLAVTGGEPLLYAKFLRELLPLVREMGLPVYLETAGVHPDALPPLLPFLDVVAADIKLPAHCGRAYWDESEKFLEICAGADVELLVKIVFGKKTPWDEVERALKLVNKVAPKVEVTLQPIHGANGRPELTGAEMLRAHVRASAVHPNLRVLPQVHRLLGIK
- a CDS encoding DegQ family serine endoprotease, encoding MRRTAIFTALVLLAATASLAEETSGVDILRSIQEAFTSVAAEVSPAVVYIEVKSETDKSLSFFFGPWGFEAPPEQEAAGSGFIIDAEGYVLTNAHVVARAKEIQVTLADDRAFDAEVVGIDPDSDLALLRLKDADNLPVVRLGDSDKVRVGEWALAIGSPFGLQQTVTAGIISATGRTNMGLANYEDFIQTDASINPGNSGGPLVNLDGEVIGINSAIRAGGGWTGESYNIGIGFAIPVNMARRVVADLREKGSVVRGWLGVSIQNLTEEVARAMDLRETKGALVAEVLPDSPAEDAGFEVGDVVLEMNGVKVKDANELKNRVALLTPDERVEFLVNRDGAERRIDVTIGERPPDLTAYYEESRGTEGESRAVASLGIEVQNLDPELAREIELDEDKGVVITRVFRDSPADKAGLRSGDVILQFDRREVVDAAGFEEMAGKIVEGEPVLVLVWRDGRTTFLVIEK